The Glycine soja cultivar W05 chromosome 9, ASM419377v2, whole genome shotgun sequence sequence ACCAGACAGAAATTGACAAGAATAAAACTAAGCAGGAGCAATGGATgggaaaataaagagagaaaactaaaataaacaataaagatGCAGTCCATTCAtcacttatttttttcctatgaaTAAATGAGAAGCAAGTTGCTTTTTCCCTTCAGCTATCTCAAATGATCTAAAAGTTCTTTTTCATCCTAATCTATGATGTTATCATTTTATCAATATACAGGACGGGCAGGCATAACAGTATTTGCCAAAGATATAGCCCTCAAACAATAAGAGATTCCTTCCAATTAAGTATAAGCCTGATTATGAACTATGAAGTTGCACTATATTATGATTGATTGTGGGGGAAAACCTCTTGTTTTTCATTCATGACAAATGAACCAATGCCCACCCTGTGTGTGGCATTTGCAGGAATAGTACTTGGACTTTCTGGAATCCAATATACAAGCATTAAATATTTTGGTTCTGCATGATGATACCAAAAACCCTCCTGCATAGAAGTGTCATggaaataagttaataatagaATTGATACCTAACTGCATTAACAGCATTCCAATTTTCATTAACCAAACATTTCAAGCACAACCATCATCATTAAGGTAAGCAATAAAGTTAGTTACCTTAACTAAAGCTTCAACCAGATTGACTAAATGAATAGGTAACTTTATCCAAACACCCTTCTTGCCCTGCATGACAATGTTGATTCATTAACTCAAACAAACAAAGATAGTGACAGATTCTAGATTCTCATTTTCAATTCACACAGACTGCATTACAGATAAAAAAGCTCCAGTTTTGTTGTATATAAATGACAAGCTTTTTAGCTTgttttgcaaaataaaataggCAGGAAACTGAGATTATTAAATCAAAAAGCTTAATGCaagttcaaaatgaaaattgttcCACTAGATCAAAATTGCTAATCTAGGATTATAAGGGTCAGCtgacattttttattgaatacatTTTCGACAATACCTACCAAACTTAAtgagaatatataaaaatgatctATATACTGAATGGCAGGTTAGTGACAAAGGAAGAAACTAAAGCCACTTAAAAGTAAAACTCCATGTATGTGTCTGGATGCATTGATGAAGAGAATATGTTACTTATTGCCATGCAAAGAAACTTAAAGAAGGATATATGGCTAGTAGAATGGAAATCATCTATACCTGATTTGTCTGCTTGTATTCTTTAACATGAGTTCCTAATCATGCCTAGTTTTAAATCCttacattttattaatatttgacCAGTATGTTTCCGACAATGAATCAAATCAGATATCATATATTAATTACATCAAGCAACTAATTAGAAAGATTACCTACCAGCTTCTTCCAATGAGAAACTGAAGCTCTAAGGATCGAGATGAACGTAGTAGAATCCATAGGCTGATCCAGTTCCACAATAACACCATCATAATTGTCATCAGTTGATCTTAGTAGGTTAACCCTTTGAACTTGATCTTCTGCAGCCGTTTCTGATGTAATTGCTGATGAAATTGTTGAAGTAGACATGGATCGTATAGGAACAGTGCTTGCCACTCCAATCTTGACTATTaaggaaaagtgagaaaaattagCATTAGACTCTATACAAAAGACAAGTTTAATTTTAGTAATTCCAAACAAACCTGAACATAATTATTAAGCATTCCCTATAAAAGGGAAACAGTATCCAGTGTAAACAAAGACGTCCTGATAGCCCACTTTCCCCAACTGattaggaaaaatatataaacaaactTTTATGGTACCAAATGAATGACCGAATTACTCGTTTCAGACTGTAGAACAGTTTTGCAGCTAAAAAACGTGATTTTCTTAAAGAGTTCAGTTACctcttattttcttcatttttcagtAACCTCCACAATTGTTAAAAAAGAGCAACAGTGACCTTGTGACTGGAGAACTTAGGGAAAAATCAGGAAAATGAAGTAAAAGCAATTCTCCTTTTTAAAACTTCCAAAGGGGATGTTGCAACTAATACAAAAACTCACTACAAGTGAACAACTTCAGAATCACAATTTTTTACAACAGAATTGTAGGGTGAAATGTGCCACAATGAAGTGAATGATTCTCTACGCTAAACAAGACTATCTATATAAAcatgtaaaatttaattttaacgcATTAACAATATAATAACTACGTATAAAGTCATTTCTGAAATGGATAAGTTTGTggagttttataataattacgtATAAAGTCATTTCTGATTAgttgtatataaaaataaaactcataCATATATACTGGTGTTCAAGGATATTGGTGAGACATAACAGTATATATTGGTGCCGAGACATAACAATACCCCAAAAATCACCCAATAACAAGCCTAGTGAGGCTTACCCAGCAAATGCAGACCCAAATCAAAACCATCACTGTCCGCTTGTGTGTCCAGATTAGtcattaatattcaaatcataagataataaaaaatcgattttcactaaaaaatatttaaaaaaatgagacagACATGCACGTTGgaaccaataataaaaaaaggttgAATTTTGGCAGTCACAAACGATAcccaaatgaaaaaagaaacagaATTCGAAACCGGGTCACTGTAATCAGGTTTGGATAATTGGTTTCAGTTTAACATACCTACCTCTTGAAGCTGCTCTTCTCCCTACAGATATGAAACGCTGAACACTTGCCAGATAATGGGGATTCCTAGCTGAGGAAAAGAGGAGTGAGAGCTTCGGCAGTGATCTGAGCATGTTGTTAACTCGTTTGAATGAATCCAATTCCAAACCCACAACAAGCGCAACACGTTATCGTAACATTTTTTTGTCTGTCTGTCTGGCCAAGTAATGAACCTGCGAGCGAGTGCGTTAGGAACTGAAATTTTACTGAATCGAAATTTGacgttgaaagttgaaaaatcaAAGGAATGAGATTGGCGTGTTATTTGTGGAGCAGCTCAAGCCACAAGGAAGAGAAGCGGTGGAGCAGTGGACACGGCAGCGTGGGGATAGTCTCGTCATTATGGACCAACAAAAGGAGACCCCCGTAATTCAGTTTGAGAGgtcatttttttgtgttttatcTAATATTTCCGTTAAGtcctagtaaaaaaatttataataagttaatataGCAACAATCAAGTCCTTTTGTGAGGTTGAGAGGGTAAATTAAAGGACATCTTAGCATGAATTACAAGTTTGGGTAAATATTCAATTTGTAAGACATTGATACTTGAATACCTAGAagatggaaaaataaattttgaattttaaaaaagtgcaacaaatttattttattatttttttctctattaactCAAACAACTAATCATATGTGGTATTGTTGGACCTAATTGTCATCCTAATTTTTGTCATGTGTTGTCGACGGAAAGATTATATTGTTATCAAAATTTCGATTAACTAATATGTAAATTTGGAGAatagagatattttttttatctttttcttccttttcctttgttCTCCCCCTTTCCTTATTTGTTGCATCTTCATCCTCTCCACCTCTATCGCACCTCCCCACTCTCCATCACTAGTGTGTCTTAGTCTCTCACCGCAAACCTAACACTAATCCCACATGATTTCATTAGTTCCCCCTTTTCTCCCCTTAAAACCATGCAACGATAGATTCATCAGGAGGTCGTCACTGTGAAGGACACAGAAAGTCATgagttttgtaatttattttaaccatgaTGTTTAAGCTGCAAAAGAATGGATTTGCATGAGGGAGAGATGAGATTgaatcaaaaggagaaaaaagagaatgagAAAAAGGGACTTCATGGTTCGACTATTTCCTTGTTTGTTTGTGGGGTTAGAGAGGTTCCTAACAAGATGATTTTGTTCATGGTTGTTTGTTGTTTGCAATGGAGGTTTTTTGTTACTGTTTATAGAGATAGTGATTTGTTGTTATTGGGGAGTTTTGGGATGACTCCAGTGGTGATTGATGGATCTACGGTGGTTTTCACCTTTTAATGAAGGAGATTTGTAAAGACATGATCAACGATGGTGGTGGCAACCTATGGTGACGATGTTGATGTCAATTTAGTCTATTAAAATTTTggcaatttagtccctcagCATCAATAATACAAAGTGAAATTTAAGATGACAAATAAGTCCATCAATGTTACTAGGATTAGCTGTTTgagttaatgaaaaaaattgaccATAAAACAAATTTGCTGTCCCTTtttgaaaattcaaaaataattttttttctatcttttaaAGACTCAATTGTTAGTGTCTTACAAATTCAAGACAAAATTAAGTTTATAACTAAAATCCTTAATATATGTGGTAATGATCCTATCTCAATGGCTATAAGATACTATATTCGAACCccatatatatctatatattatgactaaaaaataattataattataaataaattattgacttctaaatatatttatttttatttaaactttaatatGTTGGACTCTTgaattgtattttatatatatatatatatatatatatatatatatatatatatatatatatatgtattaaatgTTCATTAAACGTTTTCGTTAAGTATTGATAAAACTTTTTTACAGTAACAGTCAAGTTTTTGGTGCGATTGAGATTGATAGCATGAATCAAGTGACACCATTTTGTGATATTGGTAACAGGAATCAAATGACAACATAgtatttaaacaaattattgaCATGTAAATCATTCTTATTTTTGCGGAGAATTTGTGATGCGAAATTCTCATATTCCCACTTTTTATATTGTCTTGTAATGATGTTGAGTTAGGAGTTCAATAAGTTATTAGAATAAGATAGTGCAAATGTTcgagtcaattttttttccttttatcttaaCATGAGTGATTGGGTTAAAAATATTTGGAGAAACAgtcttaacaaattaataattttaattttcatataaaaaaatgataagtatgaaaatgatgttgataacaatgatattgATAAGAATGATGACGATATTAACAATAATGATAATAGTAACAACAATgacaataatactaataattatgGTTATGATACTGATGAAAATAATGGTAATGACGATAATATCTTTTACCAAATAGTTTTTAGAGTAGTAAAAAGGAACTCCAAATGAGaggctaattttttatttatttttaagtgtcaaaagtaaaaaaaaaaaaatacatcatatTTTTACAtacataaaatttgaaattcaattcaaGAATGCAATACAAagaccttaatttttttaatgtagaaAAAAACCATAATGAATCATGCTATTATCTCCTTTTCATTCTAGAATCTCACTATCAAAACTCTAAACTAAATATTTGGTTAATTTAAATTAACTGCCATGAAGtgacaatattattttaaatgaaaaactaaattttaactaatgtgACACTGTTAGTGAATAATCTTgttcattaaatatataatcacAAGTTTAAGTTTTTATCCAtgcaaatgaaaaaatatatgttaaaaaatattaattttttaaatgaatcttAGAAAggattaatctttaattttttgttcatgAATATCCTGactcacattaaaaaaaaccaaattttaaatgagtTACACCCAtgcaaacacaaaaaaaaaatagcaacataaaagattatttttaaaaaaatcaaaatattacacTTAGGAGACATTTGGTAGGATaaacttttttagtttctcAAGAATTTTAACTTGGAAAGCTTAGTTTCTCAcatttaatatacattttttatgaaatatatttttgagaAACTATGATTCTTATAAATCGTTTTAAACCTACATTCTCATAAAAACATTTATGTAGAGATTAGTGAAAATCATActttccaaaatttaatttttgttttatcatgGTAAAATCATCGtattacttttattaaattatttaatataataaataattaaaattattaatataaatattacataactctttgattttttaaaaaaatatttaatgattctcaataattaattaaacaaattttccttattatcggtaaatataattctaaaaaatcatGATTCTCATGGATAAAAATTCTctccttactttttttttacaaagatgCATTTTGGGCAATGTAAGAAAACAACATTACACTAACCTAAAATGTGTAATAATACAATACtgcaatcataaaaaaataaataaaaatacaatccTGCATTTTGGGCACATTTACCTACGGGGTAACGCAGTAGTCATTTTACTTACCAACCAGTAACCACCCCATTCCCCTCCATTTTTCACCTCTCCCCAAAACCCTCGCGccgcatttttatttttctctttcattatttttttaccatttttttatgGACCTCTTCGCCGGCGACCACTTCCCTGTCCCCGACCACGTCGCTCCGTTCCCCGATTCCGGCGACCTCGTCTTCGCCGCCGACCTCCTCTCCCACCGCCCCAACCCCCAGAAGCTCCGCCCTATCAGGTCCGTCCCCGCCGCCCCCATTGCCCACCCTCCTCCGCCCCCTCTCTCGCACGATCCGATTCCCTCCGGGTCGGGTCACGCCCCATGCCACGAATCCAGGTCAGTCCATTTCTTTTCTACCATaccctcctttttttttatctaattagttatttattattaaaaagtttgttcttttttttctctcactcccgttaatttttaattgaatttgaatttgtaattGTATggctttatcttttatctttatgtatttatttaccTTGTCTTTGCGGAATGGGGGCGGAACAACCAATAAAGTTGTATCCTTTTTGgttaaatagaaagaaaaaaaaagattgtgaTTTGTGGTGGTGATTAGGCGTTAAGGACGATTTTTGTGCTTAGAATATGTTGCAGTGCAGGACAATTGTTGCCCATTTGATGCTTCTCATTATGATAGGCTTTATATGTGAGAGAGAGAGCCCACAACTGGGTACTACTTTGCATCATCCTTTTCTGATTCGAGAATGCTTTGGTTTACGGTATTGTGTTTGTGTTGGTTAAAAAACAAATCGTAcgatgttttattattttaatagttgGGCAACTGGCATGTTTTAGTTGCACACAAGTGTTTGTAGCATATAGAATGTTCTGTCATCTGTGTCACAATtgtgaaagagaaacaaaccTTGGGGGTAAAGTCTTGTGGAATGGAACCATTTTCACAATGATTCAGCAACCCAACTACTGTAAAAgaattaattacaatttatttacaaataggAGTTGAGTACAGTGAAAGAAATTAATCTATTAGAATGTGACAAATCAAGGCTCAAATCTTTACTGAAAGAGGTGTCACATTTAGGATCTAATTGTGTTTCGAACAAGATTGTCTCTAACACAAATTTGGGACCCAAATAGTTTATCATGACAGTTTTAATATGGGTTTGGGCTGTTCTTTTGATTAGTTCTTCCTTGTTTCAGCTCGTCTTTAGATGCTGAGGATGAAGACGATGACGACAATTCATCAGCAAGTACGGAAGGACATGGCCCTATAAAGAAGAGGAGAAAGACGGTGAGGAAGCTCGAAGATTTTTTGAAGGATTTGATGGCGAAGGTGATGGAAAAGCAAGAGCAGATGCACGAACAGTTATTGGAAATCATAGAAAATAAGGAAAGGGAAAGGATAAAGAGAGAAGAAGCTTGGAAGAACGAGGAGATGGAGAGAATCAGAAAAGATGAAGAGGCTAGAGCCCAAGTAAATTCTCGAAATTTGGCCCTCATATCCTTCATTCAGAACCTGTTGGGCCATGAAATTCAAATCCCCCAACAACCAGTAGAACCATGCAGCAAAAGAGAAGAGGATGAAGTTGAGGTGAGTGCTAGAAAGGATTTGAACAATGATCCAAGTGACAATAATAGATGGCCTGATGTTGAAGTGCAGGCACTGATCACTGTGAGAACTTCATTGGAGCACAAGTTTCGTTTCATGGGATCAAAAGGGTCAATATGGGAGGAGATATCTGAAGCAATGAATGGCATGGGGTACAACCGCTCTTCAAAGAAGTGTAAGGAGAAGTGGGAAAACATTAACAAGTACTATAAAAGGACAATAGGGAGTGGCAAGAAAAGGCGTCAAAACAGTAAAACTTGCCCTTACTTTGATGAGTTGGACATTTTGTATAGAAATGGTCTTCTAAGTATTGGAAATGCCTTGAGCAATACCAGCGATGTTCCCCAGATTGAAGTAAAGGAGTTGACTGAAACTTGAATATTAGTAATTGATAGTCATAGATACAGCTTATGTAAAAGTTCCTTCGTTTCAGCATTTATTTAGCCATTCTTCCTTTCAATTTTCTCACTGATGACTTTAGTGTACAATACCATCCTCTAACTctgcatttaaaattttaaatattaagttCATTGGgttgatatatataattttttggttgGGGTGGCTTATGTCAACGGACAGGTATCTTTTTACGTGCGTTTGGTGGTAGTGTTAAGTTGGAATTGGAGTTTCAAAGCAGAACAAATCGACATACTTTTTACTATCAACAAAGGATTTTTACATACTTTTATTCTTAACTTTTGTTGCGTAAGTTATTAAagtaaaattctaattttgatttctttcaaaacagtacaaaaaaagatataaagtaccgtcctgtaaaaaaaaacataaagtacCGTATTTATGTTTTGTCCTAACATAAAGGTTCAGCAATTCTAATTGAAAAGAAGAGAATTTCCATTCCGTGAAACATTTTTATAAGTAGTTTGTGTTTAACGGGGCCTTTGAAAAAGTTCATAGGGAACTTAATTATGCTTAtcataaaatgtataaattgtAAGGTGAAGCTAAGTTTAACGTGATAAATTCTTGTTCAtctcataagtttttttttaatccaattgTGTGTCATATTatagttttgaaaaatgaaCTTTATCAATTTATCCAAATGTgtcatattataataaaaaaattgattgaaaatcactaatttttgtcttacttttaattaaaaatagacaatcATTAAATGAACCTactaaaaatgatgatttttaattaattttcactaATCAGAAAGAGAATGTGTTAGAGAGAATGTGTCAACATTTCTCTTGTttgcaaaatataatttttatttaatatctttatttaatttttttatttcaatttaatcctttatcctatttttttcaattgtaaCATTTTCCACTAAATGAAATCTTCTTGCATGTCATTGACGCCTTTAATTAAGTCTTAACTGAcaattaaacattaaaatatgtaGTCACTTTTAGCCAGCAGAGGgttaaatttcctttttctttaactaGTGTTATTAATCGACAGAGGCAATTGCCTACATCACTTAAAAACTTTAGAATTGAGCATGCATGGATTTGAGCAATTATGTGATAAGTGACCTCCCGAAAAGGTTCTAAGGAAGCTTGTGAGTAAACAAAATACGTTAAAAATCTTATGTTGATTTGTGGagataatataattaaacttgAAAGCAGTAGAACGATACACATGGTATCAAAACATGACCTCTCTCCTAATAAAGTGTGGTTCAAAAACAAACCAAGCAGAAGTAGTGGACATGTAATATCCTAGGCATAAATGAGGGTGAGAAGTGATCACTAGTGCAAAAGAGATGAGACACTAACAAAAAGTGACTCATGAAAGGCTTCTAGCGTGAGAGACAAATGAATGAATCAAATACATATTGAAATGAGAGGGATTCAAAGGATATGTAACTATGAGACTGTATAGTTGATGACgacggaaaaaaaattaattagtattatgcatatcaataaaaatacatcttttttttttataatctattACTTAAGAATTAATTTCGCAATTAGGAGTATTTGACTTGAAATGATTGTGGGATAAGTGATCTTGTGAGATGTTTATCAGGAAGCACGTGAGAGAAATGTCAAAACATGCTAAAAAGTTTCACATTTTGTTGAGATACTAGTTGGTCCTCAAAGTCGACATTACATTGAGAAATCCAAATTGTTTTCTAAAACATTTCTcaccaaatgaaaaaattatacaataaagt is a genomic window containing:
- the LOC114367382 gene encoding trihelix transcription factor GTL1-like — translated: MDLFAGDHFPVPDHVAPFPDSGDLVFAADLLSHRPNPQKLRPIRSVPAAPIAHPPPPPLSHDPIPSGSGHAPCHESSSSLDAEDEDDDDNSSASTEGHGPIKKRRKTVRKLEDFLKDLMAKVMEKQEQMHEQLLEIIENKERERIKREEAWKNEEMERIRKDEEARAQVNSRNLALISFIQNLLGHEIQIPQQPVEPCSKREEDEVEVSARKDLNNDPSDNNRWPDVEVQALITVRTSLEHKFRFMGSKGSIWEEISEAMNGMGYNRSSKKCKEKWENINKYYKRTIGSGKKRRQNSKTCPYFDELDILYRNGLLSIGNALSNTSDVPQIEVKELTET
- the LOC114425411 gene encoding nudix hydrolase 2-like, whose protein sequence is MLRSLPKLSLLFSSARNPHYLASVQRFISVGRRAASRVKIGVASTVPIRSMSTSTISSAITSETAAEDQVQRVNLLRSTDDNYDGVIVELDQPMDSTTFISILRASVSHWKKLGKKGVWIKLPIHLVNLVEALVKEGFWYHHAEPKYLMLVYWIPESPSTIPANATHRVGIGSFVMNEKQEVLVVQENSGLFQGTGVWKFPTGVVDQGEDICVAAVREVKEETGVDSEFVEVLSFRQSHNSFFEKSDLFFVCMLRPLSSDIKTQRLEILNAQWMPFEEYAAQPFIQKSELLKYINDTCLAKMGGQYSGFSSVPTSSNFSDQKNYLYLSAGALKSSYSS